In Sphaerospermopsis torques-reginae ITEP-024, the genomic window ATAGAAAGATTTTCTACTGGTAAACTGTTGAATAAAGTCTTTTAAAAATTGATGAGCTACCTTATCTGGTACAGGTTCACGCATCACAATTATTTGGGGAATATGCAAACTTTCTAATTCAGTAGCAATTCCTAAACCATCACAGGAGTTAAAAAAAGCTAACTGTAAACCTTTGCTGACAGCGGTTTGCAGTCCATACCGCAATTCATCCATTGTTAAACTATCAGTGCGGTTGAGAAATATTCTGCCTTTTGTTGACTCTGTACGACTATGGCCAGAAAAGAAAATCAGATCCCAACCGGTATCATCCCAAAGATATTTATTCAGTTCTGAAGGTGAAGGTTCAACTAAAACAATGATTTCCGCTGATTGACAATATTGTTGCAGTAATTTTTCATCTTCAGCAACATTAATTCCTTCACTATTACCCAGAATAATTAAAATGCGGATATGGGAACGGGTACTTTTTTTAAACCGTTGGGAAGAAAGAGAACTAAAAGCCACTTCTGCATGAGGATAATAATTAAATAAATCCCATAAATGCCAAGGTAATTTTCGCAGTTGAGTTTCATGAGTACGAATAATTATTCGCACTTCATCAGTAGTATTTAATTGTGTTAAACATAATTCTTTTATCTGGCGAAATGACTCTGCTTGTAACCAAGTAATAAATTGCTGTTTGAGAATGTCTGTATGAGTGCGACATTCCATTTTCAGAGATTGAAACCTGACATTAGTAATTTGGTCTTTTTTAGGTTTAATGCGATATCCATCCAGACTGCGATAAGTGTTAGACCAATCTTGATAAATATCAGGTAGGGTGGGAAGGGGAGGTAGTTTAAATGCGTTGTCACTTAGCTCAATATCGGGAAGCGAACCATCTTCACCAATTTCTAAACTAGCACGAAAGCCTTCATGGAAATTACCATCCAGCTTGAGGATAACTAATTTGTTCATAATCTTACCACTCTTCTCCCTGCACAACACTTCTATGAAGATTTCGACTCCCTTGGCAATATTTTATGCGAGTGGCGGAGATTGTTACAAAAGTTTATCCTATTAGAGTAGAATTTGAGGTTAGTGAAAGCTTTAAGAATTTGTCTGAATCAGGATTTCCAGGATTTAAGGATTTGCAGGATGTAGTTGTTTGTGTTTTTGATGGGATTTTTGAGATTATTTTTTACTGAGGATTTAGTAGGGGTTTAGCAATGCTCATTGGTGTCAATTTAAGGTAAAATCCATAGCCCGACTGGGAATGAATTCCCAGTCTAATAGCAAAAGTCATCTAAGAGGTTGTTTGAAAAGTATTAGATGAAACCGATAATCTCTAGAAACCTAACCCCCCTTCCCCCCTTCCCTACAAGGGAATGGGGGTTTCAAAGCCTCTCCCCGCGTCGGGGAGAGGTTTGGAGAGGGGTTTATTTATACATTAAAAACTTTTAAAACATCCTCTAAAGATGACTAAAAGAAATAGACAATTTTGGAAATTATTTTAGTTTACTTTAGTAAACTTTAGCTATGAGCCTGGAAATTCATTTCCAGGCGGGCGTGGAAGCCAACAAATAAGCCATTTTTAGTTTAATTTGACACCAATGAAGCTCTTGCTTTACCCTGACCAATATTGCTAAACTTGATATTGTGCTAACCAAGCTTCTAAATCACTTAAACTTGAAAAATCAAGCAAAGCCTCAGCTAAATCTTCTAACTGTTCTGATTCCATAGCTTCAAGTTTCAATAATTGTGCAGGTGGAACAGTTCCGACTTGATGACGGAGTAGTCGTGTCACAATTGCTAAAGCTTTTTCCTGTTGGATATCCTGATAAATTACAGACTCGCGCATAGCATCACTCCGTAATAACCTTTTAATCAGTTTCTTGTTTAATACTAACCCAGCTAATATGGCGGTTGACGCAGCAACATTACTTTGGATTTGGGTATCGTTTATTTGCTCAATAGCTTCTGCAACCTGTTGTAATATTAGCGTTTTATCCTCAGTTTGACTGAGACGTTATCAAACATAGACAGGTATTATATCAGTCATGTTTCAACTAAGAGAATTATCAAAAATTTTTTAACATAATTTTAGATAACAAAATCCTGTAAATCCTTAAATCCTGGAAATCCTGATTCAGACAATTCAAATCCTGTAAATCCTTAAATCCTGGAAATCCTGATTCAGACAATTCAAATCCTGTAAATCCTTAAATCCTGGATATCCTGATTCAGACAATTTCTTTTCCTGTTTTTCCTTTTTTCCTGGTTTTCCTGTTTCTGTCTTTTCTTTTCCTGTTTTTCCTTTTTTCCTGGTTTTCCTGTTTCTGTCTTTTCAAATCCTGTAAATCCTTAAATCCTGGAAATCCTGATTCAGACAATTTAAATCCTGTAAATCCTTAAATCCTGGACATCCTGATTCAGACAATTAAATCAGACAATTAAATCCCCGACTTGTTCAAAAAAATCGGGGAGATGAGATGTATATTAAGATTACCGCAACTGTGATCATAAGGTTTTCATCTTCGGAGTTGATAGCAATTTTTGACTATCAGCAATTATTTTCTCACCCCAAAGATTCTCTTTCATCAAGTTGATATTTGTCAAGAAAACACCTACAACTGCCTTAATAAATCCATAGCTAGTTGATATTGTAGTAGGCAACAGTTCCTTGAGCCTGGATTAATTGTGCTAGCTTGGTTAGAAGCAGCCAGTGCTCAATTCCCTTTTGTTGCTGCTCACCAAGTTGATAATAGATTACAAGACTGCGACCGCATGTAAGCATCAGCATAATCAGGATTAATTTTGAGAGCTTGGTTATAATCAGCCAGTGCTAATTCCCATTTTTGCTGCTCATACGTAAACAAGTCCGCGACCCTTGTAAGCCAGAGCTATCATCAGGATTAAGTTTGAGAGCTTGGTTATAATCTGCCAGTGCTAATTCCCATTTTTGCTGCTGCACGGTAAACAAGACCGCGACCCATGTAAGCCAGTAGCTATAATCAGGATTAATATTGATAGCTTGGTTAAAATCTGCCAGTGCTAATTCCCATTTTTTCTGCTCTACCGTAAACAAGACCGCGACCCTTGTAGGCCAGCAGCTATAATCAGGATTAATTTTGATAGCTTGGTTATAATCTGCCAGTGCTAATTCCCATTTTTTCTGCTCTCCGTAAACAAGACCGCGACCCTTGTAGGCCACAGCTATAATCAGGATTAATTTTGAGAGCTTGGTTATAATCTGCCAGTGCTAATTCCCATTTTTTCTGCTCATCGTAAACACGACCGCGGCCCTTGTAGTAGCCAGCAGCTATAATCAGGATTAATTTTGATAGCTTGGTTAAAATCTGCCAGTGCTAATTCCCATTTTTTCTGCTCATCGTAAACAAGACCGCGATTGCTGTAAGCCAGAGCTAAATCAGGATTAATTTTGATAGCTTGGGTATAATCTGCCAGTGCTAATTCCCATTTTTTCTGCTCATCGTAAACACGACCGCGATTGCTGTAAAATGCTGAACGGGGGCTGAGTTTAATCGCTGCATTTATCGCTACCTCTGCTTCTGCATACCTTTTTAAATCAGATAATACAAGGAATTTCTCATTATACAAATTAGGATTATTTGGTTGAAGTTCAATGGCTTTATTGATTGCTGCTAAGGCTTCATTTCCTTGCTTTAATTCTCTATAGACTGCACTTAGCCGACTCCAAGCAGCAACAAAATCAGGTTTATTTTTCACTGCTTGTTGCAATAGAGCTACCGCTTCTTGATATTTTCCATTCCACCATAAAGCCAAACCCTTGCCATAATAAGCTAAGTGAATAAAGGCTGGTTTTAACTGAATCGCTCTATCAAAAGCCTCTATAGCTTCTTGATAACGACGTAAACGCCACAGTTGATTTCCTCTTTCTATCCATTGACTGGCGGTAGTATTTCCTTTGTGAAACATCTATTGATAATATTGCCGTTTGTATAGAGTTAACTTTTTGTTCATTTAATTTTGGTGCTGGGGTGGTTTCTACTTTTTGTCCTTGGGTATCTAGTTTGTTTGCTATTGCTAAAAACGTACTGATAGGAATACCTAAACTATTACCTATTTGTACTTTACCACCACTACTACCGCTATCACCTGTTTTTTCATCAATAGCTGTTTCTCCCTCGGAACGTCCATGAATACCAATTACTCTTCCTTGGGTATCTAATACTGGTCCCCCACTCATACCCCCAAAGGTGATACTGCTATAAACTAATTCATATCCTCCGGTTAAGGAAACTGCACTTTGACTAACACTTGCACTGAGATTTCCTGAGTTCCCAGAACTATTGTTTCTAAAATCTGATTGGGTAGTTGCTAATAGTCCTTGTTCTTTGCTATAAATCTGCCCCATTGTCAACCGCCAAGGTGATGTTTGCCCTAATTTGGGATATCCTGCTGTTAAGATATATTCATAATCTTTTGGGTTGTAATTTGCTAAGGTGGCAATTTGATATGTTGCTGGACTTCTAAATTTAACTACTGCTAAATCTACTCCTGATTCTAGTTTAATACTACTTTTTTCTACAGGATATTGTTTACCATCTGGGGCAAGAATTGAATAATTAAAACGTCCACAGGATTTAGTTTCATTTTCACTTTCACAGAAAACATGAGCCGCAGTTAAAACAGTATAAGTATCTCCTTCTTTAGCAATAATTACTCCTGAACCATTGCTATTATTACTACTATCAATTCTCACGGTTATTTGTTTGGCTTTTTGTTCTAATTCTCCTAACCATCCTGTTAATGCTGCTTCTGGTACTGGTTGGGAAATATTTGGTACAGGTAAGGAATAGGCGGTAATAATTTCGGGTTTTACTTGTGCTAAAACAGTAGAGATTGGTATTCCCCAACTGAGTTTTCGCATTGCTTGTATTTCTGCATTGCTAGGACGTGAACCATCTGGATAAACATAACCTGTATTTAATATTGGGTATGCACTTCTACCATTTATGCCTATGATTTGTCCACGGGAATTAATGATTGCACCGCCACTCATTCCTTGTTCAATATCACTATTATAACCTATTTGATAGCCTTCTTTTAGTGGTCTTTGGGATATTTTTTGGACTGTACCAGTGCTAAATACTATTTGTCCTTTGGTAGCAGAATATCCCGCCGCCATTACTTCCATTTCTGTAAAAGGAACAAAATTAGTTACTTCTTGTAAACAGTAATTTTCATTGCTTTGGAATTGTAATAATGCTAAATCAAATTTATCAAAGTTAGGGTTAGGAACTGTTTGTGCATTATAGGTTTTACCATCTGCTGTTGTTAAAGAAATTTTGGTAGTTCCTCTAATTATATGAGAATTAGTTAAAACTAGATAAGTATTTCCTCGTTTGGATAGGAGTGTTCCTGAACCGCTGTTATTATCACCTATTACTCTGACTGTAATTCTCTTGGCGATGGTTTGTAGTTGTTTTTGGGAATATTCTCCAGTTTCACCATTATCGGCTTTGATTTGACAACTGGTATTATTAATTGCTGCTAGGGAGATAGAATTAGATGAAGTTTTAATACTCAAAGTGGAAACTAATAAAAATGCTAAAGAGAAAATGCTGACTGTTTTGGTATTCATGTTCATAATGGGAAATTTGTTAATTATCAAGAAAGGACGTATTGAGGGTTTCTAATTTTTGTTGTTCTACTGGTTTTCTTGTTCAATAGTGGGTAATTTAAGAGGTTGTTTGAAAACTTTTTTGTGTGGTATTCATCACCTATCGATCCCCCTATATCCCCCTTAAAAAGGGGGACTTTGACTCTAATTCCCCCCTTAATAAGGTGGGTTAGGGGGGATCTGAGAGTTTTTGATACATCATGAGAGAATTTTCAAACATCCTCTAATGCGGTAAATTTGATGAATTTCCAAGATCATTTAAACCACCTTTAAAAAGGGGGACTTTAACTCTAATTCCCCCCTTAATAAGGGGGGTTAGGGGGGATCTGAGAGTTTTGGATACATCATGAGAGAATTTTCAAACATCCTCTAATGCGGTAAATTTGATGAATTTCCAAGATCATTTAAACCACTCTCCCAAAAACGTAATTATTTACCCGGAATTAAGGGAGATTTATTGAAAAAATCTTTCACACTTACATACAACTGGTCATTTGAATTTTGGAAAATTATCCCTCCACTTTTACCTTCAGCAATATCCATTAACTTTTGTATTACGTCCTCAGCATCACTCCCTGTTCTTAAAGTAAATAGTTGATTACTAGGATTGCAAGTTTCTCCTTGATTAAGAACACCACAGATAACAGGATATCCTTTAATTTTCCCAGTAGACAGAAAATTCAAACGACCTTGTTCATAAAACTCTTGGAATTTTTGCGAGACTTTTTGACAGCGTTCTGCTGGAGTCCAGCCACCTTTATTAAAGTATTCAGATTTCCAGCCAATAAAATACACATGACCTTTTCTTTCAGGAATCCAAGCAACTGTAGTCGGAATGCTCTCACCACTTGCTGCATCAAACATTGACTGACAAAGGAAAGTGACTTGATTTGATTGCAATTCAGCAGCAGTTGATTGGCTAAAATTGGCAGGTAGACTAATAGTTGCTAAAGATGTGAAAGCAGCTAGTCCTAAAGTGATGAAAAATGATTGTTGTCGCATAATATTGTTGTTGAGATTGATAAATTAAAAAATCATTAGTTGAAGGTAATGGATCACATATTTGATAAATTGTTAGATTATCAAATAGTGCTTTTTTCTGTAACCGTTAAAAAACTGACTTCTGTTCATTGAAAAATCCTTTTTTAGCAAAATATACCCACTATTTAAGGTTTAGCTGTTACCTGTAAACTGTAATTTCCAGTTTCTCCTCGTTGTTGAGAAGTGGCAACTATTAAATAAACCCCATCTTCTGGTAATGTCATATCTATTTGAGCATTAAAATCACCAGCCCCTCTATCATCGTTTTCGGCTATTTTGTTAAAACTTTTACCTTCAGAAGATTCGCTCACTTGATATAAACTCAAAAGTGAATTAATTTTCTGACTTGTCATCTCAATTACTACCTGTTGACCGGCTCGACCCTGAAATTGATATAAATTCACAAAGCTACCATTTTCAGAAGCAATACCATCCTCTGGATTTAAATTGCCATTAATTATCTGACCGTTAAGTGAGATACTGGCAATAGCAGGTTTTGTGGATCTCTCAAATAGGGTAGAGACAGAAGAGATATCTTTTTTTCTGGCAGCAGTAATAAAAGATTGCACTTGAGCAACAGGAATAGCAAAATTCATCCCACTATTTAATCTTCCAGGTCCGA contains:
- a CDS encoding COP23 domain-containing protein, which gives rise to MRQQSFFITLGLAAFTSLATISLPANFSQSTAAELQSNQVTFLCQSMFDAASGESIPTTVAWIPERKGHVYFIGWKSEYFNKGGWTPAERCQKVSQKFQEFYEQGRLNFLSTGKIKGYPVICGVLNQGETCNPSNQLFTLRTGSDAEDVIQKLMDIAEGKSGGIIFQNSNDQLYVSVKDFFNKSPLIPGK
- a CDS encoding tetratricopeptide repeat protein, with translation MFTYEQQKWELALADYNQALKINPDYADAYMRSQSCNLLSTW
- a CDS encoding DUF4351 domain-containing protein is translated as MRESVIYQDIQQEKALAIVTRLLRHQVGTVPPAQLLKLEAMESEQLEDLAEALLDFSSLSDLEAWLAQYQV
- a CDS encoding tetratricopeptide repeat protein, which encodes MFHKGNTTASQWIERGNQLWRLRRYQEAIEAFDRAIQLKPAFIHLAYYGKGLALWWNGKYQEAVALLQQAVKNKPDFVAAWSRLSAVYRELKQGNEALAAINKAIELQPNNPNLYNEKFLVLSDLKRYAEAEVAINAAIKLSPRSAFYSNRGRVYDEQKKWELALADYTQAIKINPDLALAYSNRGLVYDEQKKWELALADFNQAIKINPDYSCWLLQGPRSCLR
- a CDS encoding S1 family peptidase, whose product is MNMNTKTVSIFSLAFLLVSTLSIKTSSNSISLAAINNTSCQIKADNGETGEYSQKQLQTIAKRITVRVIGDNNSGSGTLLSKRGNTYLVLTNSHIIRGTTKISLTTADGKTYNAQTVPNPNFDKFDLALLQFQSNENYCLQEVTNFVPFTEMEVMAAGYSATKGQIVFSTGTVQKISQRPLKEGYQIGYNSDIEQGMSGGAIINSRGQIIGINGRSAYPILNTGYVYPDGSRPSNAEIQAMRKLSWGIPISTVLAQVKPEIITAYSLPVPNISQPVPEAALTGWLGELEQKAKQITVRIDSSNNSNGSGVIIAKEGDTYTVLTAAHVFCESENETKSCGRFNYSILAPDGKQYPVEKSSIKLESGVDLAVVKFRSPATYQIATLANYNPKDYEYILTAGYPKLGQTSPWRLTMGQIYSKEQGLLATTQSDFRNNSSGNSGNLSASVSQSAVSLTGGYELVYSSITFGGMSGGPVLDTQGRVIGIHGRSEGETAIDEKTGDSGSSGGKVQIGNSLGIPISTFLAIANKLDTQGQKVETTPAPKLNEQKVNSIQTAILSIDVSQRKYYRQSMDRKRKSTVAFTSLSRSYRGF
- a CDS encoding tetratricopeptide repeat protein; amino-acid sequence: MAYKGRGLVYGEQKKWELALADYNQAIKINPDYSCWPTRVAVLFTVEQKKWELALADFNQAININPDYSYWLTWVAVLFTVQQQKWELALADYNQALKLNPDDSSGLQGSRTCLRMSSKNGN
- a CDS encoding tetratricopeptide repeat protein yields the protein MLTKLSKLILIIAAGYYKGRGRVYDEQKKWELALADYNQALKINPDYSCGLQGSRSCLRRAEKMGISTGRL